A single region of the Acetivibrio cellulolyticus CD2 genome encodes:
- a CDS encoding CYTH domain-containing protein — MGKEIERKFLVRDNSYKKVCSGKLYKQGYLNSNPERTVRVRIVDNKGFLTIKDKGTGFTRSEFEYEIPYTDAEEILKNICEKPFIEKTRYIYNYMGYTWEIDEFHGENEGLVVAEIELDNENDTFSLPEWIGEEVTTNYKYFNSYLKNNPFKNWDK, encoded by the coding sequence ATGGGAAAAGAGATTGAAAGAAAATTTCTCGTAAGAGACAATAGCTATAAAAAAGTATGCAGTGGCAAACTTTACAAACAGGGTTATCTAAACAGTAATCCCGAAAGGACAGTAAGAGTTAGGATCGTTGATAATAAAGGATTTCTTACAATTAAGGACAAAGGTACCGGATTTACCAGATCAGAATTTGAATATGAAATTCCCTACACTGATGCTGAAGAAATTCTTAAAAATATATGTGAGAAACCATTCATAGAAAAAACAAGGTATATTTATAATTACATGGGTTATACCTGGGAAATCGACGAATTCCACGGTGAAAACGAAGGGCTTGTTGTTGCAGAAATAGAACTAGACAATGAAAATGATACTTTCTCTCTACCCGAATGGATTGGAGAAGAGGTAACCACTAATTATAAGTACTTTAATTCGTATTTAAAAAACAACCCGTTCAAAAACTGGGACAAGTAA
- a CDS encoding carbohydrate-binding domain-containing protein, whose translation MKKSWLLTAVTALTILANSFTFSFAAQCGDLNSDGSVNSIDFGMYRQYLLAYCRLDDITVADLNGDGAANSIDFGVFRQYLLGIIPSLPVNGTTTPTATKTATPTQTIVTTTPTPTTSGTSTWESNTGTITLGSTITYTGAGISVSGSTVNITSGGDHTVTGTLSNGMICVNTTEKVKLRLNNASITNSTGPAIYGQNAEKLFITLEKGTTNTLADGKSYSDTTLKAALFCNDDLEIKGSGTLNITGNYKHAICSDDDININNGVINVKSAVKDGINANGSIDITGGTLNITASSDAIQNGSQEGITIDDGTLTLSAGDQGIRSKTGVKVAGGITINGGTINITKSREGISAELITINGGTTSIIASDDGTNATMGSRTESNDGSQLIINGGSVYASAQSGDGLDANGSITIKGGTVVVVGPQGAPNVALDCNGPLTVSGGTVLATGPSMQMAQYPNGSSAQYSIAVGLSSSQSANSAVCVKDSTGKVLIITKPLRNYMNVVFSSPELQKGSTYTVCTGGTVSGGTETNGVITGGTYSGGTSTTVTVTTSPTTTVNWSSGGGGFPRW comes from the coding sequence ATGAAAAAAAGTTGGCTTTTGACTGCGGTTACTGCACTGACAATTTTGGCAAACAGCTTTACGTTCTCATTTGCAGCTCAGTGTGGCGACTTGAATTCTGATGGATCTGTAAACTCAATAGACTTTGGTATGTATAGACAGTACCTTTTGGCCTATTGCCGACTCGACGACATAACAGTTGCTGACCTAAATGGCGATGGTGCAGCAAACTCGATTGACTTTGGCGTGTTTAGACAGTACCTTTTAGGCATAATACCTTCATTGCCTGTAAACGGAACAACTACACCTACTGCTACAAAAACAGCTACACCAACACAAACGATAGTGACAACTACACCTACCCCAACCACTTCGGGTACTTCAACATGGGAAAGCAATACTGGTACCATTACTCTTGGAAGTACAATTACATATACTGGTGCAGGTATATCGGTTAGCGGTTCAACAGTAAATATTACATCCGGTGGTGATCACACAGTTACAGGAACATTGTCAAACGGTATGATTTGTGTAAACACTACTGAAAAAGTTAAGCTGAGATTAAATAATGCAAGTATAACTAACTCAACAGGTCCTGCAATTTATGGTCAAAATGCAGAAAAGTTATTTATTACTTTGGAAAAGGGCACTACCAATACACTTGCTGATGGAAAATCGTACAGCGACACAACACTTAAAGCAGCGTTATTCTGCAATGATGACCTGGAGATTAAAGGATCTGGAACTTTAAATATTACAGGAAATTATAAACATGCTATTTGCAGCGATGATGATATTAATATTAATAATGGTGTAATAAATGTTAAATCTGCAGTAAAAGATGGAATTAATGCAAATGGATCAATTGATATCACAGGCGGAACATTAAACATCACTGCATCTTCAGATGCTATCCAAAATGGATCACAAGAAGGAATAACAATTGATGATGGTACATTAACACTTTCCGCTGGTGATCAAGGTATAAGATCAAAGACTGGAGTAAAAGTTGCTGGTGGAATAACAATTAATGGTGGAACTATAAACATTACAAAATCCAGAGAAGGTATTTCAGCCGAATTAATAACAATTAATGGTGGAACAACATCTATTATAGCATCTGACGATGGTACAAATGCTACTATGGGAAGTCGAACGGAATCAAATGATGGAAGTCAGTTAATAATTAATGGCGGATCAGTATATGCAAGTGCACAAAGTGGCGATGGTTTGGATGCTAATGGTTCAATAACAATTAAAGGTGGCACAGTTGTAGTAGTTGGACCTCAAGGAGCACCTAATGTAGCTCTTGATTGTAATGGCCCATTAACAGTAAGTGGTGGAACAGTTTTAGCTACAGGTCCAAGTATGCAGATGGCTCAATATCCAAATGGATCATCAGCGCAATATTCAATAGCTGTAGGTCTTTCCTCTTCACAATCTGCAAATTCAGCTGTTTGTGTAAAGGATTCAACCGGGAAAGTACTTATTATTACTAAACCGTTACGTAATTATATGAATGTTGTTTTCTCTTCACCTGAACTTCAAAAAGGTTCTACATATACTGTTTGTACCGGTGGAACTGTTTCAGGTGGTACTGAAACAAACGGAGTGATAACTGGTGGTACTTATAGTGGTGGAACATCAACAACGGTAACAGTAACTACTTCTCCAACAACAACAGTTAACTGGAGCAGTGGTGGTGGCGGATTCCCTAGATGGTAA
- a CDS encoding anti-sigma-I factor RsgI family protein → MNKLQNDGLTSLGVILKLKKNRVIVMTDKLDFIELNRKPGMIRGQKVCFNEFDLYNSSFWGNGYINVIKKISAVASIAAVFVLLFIGYRFLFVANEYAYVDIDINPSVEMAIDKDENILKTKALNSDGQTLLDAAKVKNMALNDAVALLLSKSKEIGFLNSVNNKIILSTTFNSNTDSDNENIKTLISSLKEIANNSGVESQVIELSPEDRKEALEIGLSMGKYYIYNKAKDEGITLTVEEVKNASVESLLSKVDIFDTNNLQTQTPPASITTQPTITPSTQLVEVTPNKTNFIFSVTATPYYVESSLSTPTSSLLPSFTPSTAATIEKTSTNKPYFTSSRTYTPVYIPVYSTPTPTPTPTPAPTTTNVLPHYPSPAVMPIPTKTPSPTPRVTKTPTPTIMPTPTPSPSPTKIHINTPTIITPAPITHTTVPTTPSITFVPDYTSSPTIEPTTIPTDTPSPEPTFISTPSPTPTDTPTPTDKLSVKLAMYNEIRTSDTKDIHPRFKLTNNGNIPIKLSTIKIRYYYTIDLEGKPQKFFCDWSDIGTTPITGNLIPMSSSTESVDYYLEVGFNSDNSLEPGSNIEVLCRFGPDYDVTSGNELYNQLNDYSFNDMSGDFVNWDRATVYLSDSLIWGSEP, encoded by the coding sequence TTGAACAAACTACAAAATGATGGATTGACAAGCTTGGGTGTAATACTTAAGTTAAAAAAGAATAGAGTTATTGTAATGACTGACAAACTCGATTTTATAGAGCTTAATCGCAAGCCTGGAATGATCCGTGGTCAGAAAGTATGCTTTAATGAGTTCGATCTGTATAATTCCAGTTTTTGGGGCAATGGCTATATAAATGTAATTAAAAAAATTTCTGCAGTTGCCTCGATTGCAGCAGTTTTTGTATTATTATTCATTGGCTATAGATTCTTATTTGTAGCAAATGAATATGCTTATGTCGATATAGACATAAACCCCAGTGTTGAAATGGCAATAGATAAGGATGAGAATATTCTAAAAACCAAAGCACTTAATAGCGACGGCCAAACACTTTTAGATGCAGCAAAAGTAAAGAATATGGCATTAAATGATGCGGTTGCTTTACTATTGAGCAAGTCAAAAGAGATCGGTTTTTTGAATTCCGTTAATAATAAAATAATACTCTCTACTACTTTTAATTCCAACACAGATTCTGACAATGAAAACATAAAAACTCTGATTTCCTCTCTTAAGGAAATTGCCAATAATTCAGGAGTGGAATCACAAGTTATCGAACTGTCACCGGAAGATAGAAAAGAAGCCTTGGAAATCGGGCTTTCAATGGGTAAATATTATATATATAATAAGGCTAAAGATGAAGGCATCACCTTGACTGTTGAAGAGGTAAAAAATGCAAGTGTAGAAAGCTTATTGAGCAAAGTTGACATATTTGATACAAATAATCTTCAAACACAAACTCCACCTGCCAGTATAACTACACAACCAACAATTACACCTTCCACACAATTAGTTGAAGTTACTCCTAACAAAACAAACTTTATTTTTTCTGTTACTGCAACACCTTATTATGTTGAAAGCTCCCTTAGTACGCCTACATCTTCGTTATTGCCTTCATTTACACCATCAACGGCTGCAACTATAGAAAAAACCAGTACAAATAAACCATATTTTACCTCATCAAGAACATATACTCCTGTTTATATACCAGTATATAGTACACCTACTCCTACACCTACTCCTACTCCAGCACCTACCACTACCAATGTACTACCTCATTATCCTTCACCTGCAGTTATGCCTATACCTACTAAAACTCCATCCCCAACACCAAGGGTTACAAAGACACCTACTCCTACTATAATGCCAACACCTACTCCATCGCCATCACCTACTAAAATTCATATAAATACGCCTACAATTATAACTCCAGCGCCAATAACACATACAACTGTACCAACTACACCGTCTATAACTTTTGTGCCAGATTATACTTCATCACCAACGATAGAACCAACAACAATACCAACTGATACACCTTCACCAGAACCAACATTTATATCTACACCGTCGCCTACGCCTACAGATACACCTACTCCAACGGACAAGTTGTCGGTTAAACTAGCTATGTATAACGAAATAAGAACATCTGATACAAAAGATATTCATCCTAGATTCAAACTTACAAACAATGGTAACATTCCAATAAAACTGTCTACAATCAAAATAAGGTATTACTATACTATAGACCTTGAAGGAAAGCCACAGAAATTCTTCTGTGACTGGTCAGATATCGGCACAACTCCAATAACAGGTAATCTGATTCCTATGTCTTCAAGTACAGAAAGTGTAGACTATTACCTTGAGGTAGGTTTTAATAGCGATAATTCATTAGAACCAGGAAGCAATATAGAGGTTTTATGCAGATTTGGACCGGATTATGATGTTACATCTGGAAATGAATTATATAATCAGTTAAATGATTATTCTTTTAATGATATGTCTGGTGACTTTGTAAATTGGGACAGGGCAACTGTATATCTATCAGACTCACTTATCTGGGGAAGCGAACCATAA
- the sigI gene encoding RNA polymerase sigma-I factor — protein sequence MTDIFFPKRKKSVSKDNEHTEDIILIINRIKAGDNLLRNDFIDKYKPFILKTISSVTGKYIDTENSDEYSIGLSAFNEAIDCFDESKGVMFFKFCSLVINRRVSDYMRHNKKHNKVYPFTYFEEPDNNNFEQTHLKTENDGLGTFEFCDETKSFEKKLNELGIKFEDLIRLAPKHKDSKALCIKIAKAIANDRDSFSKLEKSGVIQKTELVKTLQINKKTIERNRVFIIAAALIIGNGFYLLRDFLDIPDVGGKHIEQTTK from the coding sequence TTGACAGATATATTTTTCCCTAAGAGGAAAAAAAGTGTTTCCAAGGATAATGAACATACTGAAGATATTATCCTTATTATTAATAGAATAAAGGCCGGAGATAATTTATTAAGAAACGACTTTATCGACAAGTATAAGCCCTTTATCTTAAAAACTATTTCTAGCGTAACAGGTAAGTACATTGACACTGAGAACAGTGACGAGTACAGTATTGGTCTATCCGCTTTCAACGAAGCTATCGACTGCTTTGATGAGAGTAAAGGAGTGATGTTTTTTAAGTTTTGCTCTTTAGTAATAAACAGAAGAGTTTCAGACTATATGCGTCATAATAAAAAGCATAATAAGGTTTATCCTTTTACATATTTTGAAGAGCCTGATAACAATAATTTTGAGCAAACCCATTTAAAAACAGAGAATGACGGGTTAGGGACTTTTGAATTTTGTGACGAAACAAAGAGTTTTGAAAAGAAGCTTAATGAGCTTGGAATTAAATTCGAAGATCTAATAAGGCTGGCACCTAAACATAAAGATTCGAAGGCACTCTGTATAAAAATTGCAAAAGCAATTGCTAACGATAGAGACAGCTTCAGTAAACTAGAAAAATCAGGAGTAATCCAAAAAACTGAACTGGTTAAGACACTGCAAATAAATAAAAAGACAATAGAAAGAAACAGAGTTTTTATTATTGCTGCTGCACTTATTATTGGTAATGGTTTCTATCTATTGAGAGACTTTTTGGACATCCCAGATGTTGGAGGGAAACATATTGAACAAACTACAAAATGA